aagttttacaaaaaagaaagaaatcgcCAAAGAGCGTTAGTCTGTAATATTGGCACTAGCTGCACTGGCTACCAAAACGCCGTACATATGTGtcaaatttgactttttttcACTCTATGGAATTGTGCcattcggttttctttcgtttaaattctttcagcacatttttcaaccattttcctaacaatacgttcctcaacatatgccacttgtgacgcaaatttcttgttgtaaaattttctttcacaaatttcacacacaatgcgtcaccctcagcgatatcagttattttgtaagtaaggatttgcgtcacatttaccctttaagggttttttgactgatatcacttgtcatcccaaaatttaggaaccaaccttggaacatctcactcatgtcgaaaataacccaaatccatcaaaaaatccgatggaagttaggtagtgccagaggaatcacctgtcatcccaaaatttaggaaccaactttggaacaccttactcatgtcgaatataacccaaatccatcaaaaaatccgatggaagtgaGGTAGttccagaggaatcatctgtcatcccaaaatttaggaaccaactttggaacacctcactcatgtcgaatataacccaaatccatcaaaaaatccgatggaagttaggtagtgccagaggaatcatctgtcatcccaaaatttaggaaccaactttggaacacctcactcatgtcgaatataacccaaatccatcaaaaaatccgatggaagttaggtagtgccagaggaatcatctgtcatcccaaaatttaggaaccaactttggaacacctcactcatgtcgaatataacccaattccatcgaaaaatccgatggaagttaggtagtgccagaggaatcatctgtcatcccacaatttaggaaccaactttggaacacctcactcatgtcgaaaataacccaaatccatcaaaaaatccgatggaagttaggtagtgccagaggaatcatctgtcatcccaaaatttaggaaccaactttggaacacctcactcatgtcgaatataacccaattccatcgaaaaatccgatggaagttaggtagtgccagaggaatcatctgtcatcccacaatttaggaaccaactttggaacacctcactcatgtcgaaaataacccaaatccatcaaaaaatccgatggaagttaggtagtgccagaggaatcatctgtcatcccaaaatttaggaaccaacctagtggaagttaatacTTAATGATCCCAACAATTCCCTACAAGAAATAtatcccaaaacaacacacactttTCGtcacattaccatccatatcatgcaccaaaatgtacaactcacacacacacagatacaaattggcttttatatggcatttgtatggagactttgtGGAGCACCAGCTCCCAAGATCACAGCCGGAGCATTAGCGGAGGCGTGACGCAGTAAACCTCCCCTAAAAAAAGACCCCAAAGCAAAATCCGGGAGGAACTAGTCacctatatataggcgaacttttcaaattttccatttcgatCAGAATCAAATCACAATTACTTACATATCAATCTACTCGTCCATaaatggcggccatcttgGATTTTCGCATAATCAATATATTTCCGTTAAAATGACATGAAGACACTTCAGGTAAAATGTCAGTTATAGAGATTGGTTGATGGATTAATATTTTCGGGGTTTCTAGAAAAATTGCGGCTatattggatttttgtattttaaatatatttccgTTAATATGACATGTAGAGACTTCGGGTAAAGTGTCACTTATAGAGATGGTTGGTAGAATAACATTTCCAATGATTCTAGAAAATGACGGCCATCTTGGATTTTCgcattttcaatatatttccGTTAATATGACATGTAGAGATTTCGGGTAACATCTCGCTTATAGAGATCGGTTGGTGGATTAACATTTTCGGTGTTTCTAGTAAATATGACGTGTAAAGACTTCGGGTAAAGTGTCACTTATTTTGAGGGATTCTAGAAAAATGGCCGCCATCTTGGATTTTCGCATTTTCAATATGTTTCCGTTAAAACGACATGTAGAGACTTCTGGTAAAGTGTCACTTATAGAGATCGGTTGGTAGATTACCATTTCCAGGTATTCTATCTATTCCCGTAAAGGTTTTTGACGGATATCAGGTGTTTTGGAAGATAAACAAACTGCGTCACCTATTCTTGTTAAAGGTTTTTGGCGgatatgggttttttccaaattttgaaaattccattcttatttttggtcattattagcctataaccaaaatttcacgaaaatctatagaaacgtttaagagttgctggatccgtttttccataggaactaagtaactaactaacgttggcgatttcagttatctgattttcatacaaacatcaatatttcgaagtatatttcggccaattttgaagctgcagtaacgtgtgatagctcgttgaactcgtatggattcctagattctAGATAACCTAGTTTGGGGGTTTGGATAACCGTTGGActtaagggggagaagtcaaaaagttgctgaaaatatgctccgccgtcctcaaaaaaaaaaaattaacatttttggtagtggaccgCTGTGTTGCGTGTCCACCTAATTTTCTAGTGTAAAAACGTTGTCGCGACTCAACATCAAGTGCTCTAAAACAACGACAAAAGTTTGGAGTCAAGTTCCCGGAACAGcgcttttgttttgttttgccttTCACTAGTTTTTCCAGCATATCTGTGAATGTTTTCGatcaaaaatcgtgtgcgatatGTCAATTGAAACGTAATGACGAGTTGAgacgaaacaaaatgtttccgttttacaaaaatttggtttgtaCATTCGATAGTCACTATTGGCGAGAAATCAAgcaaaactgcatattttcctgttttcccgcacctcctggtcgaaaaaaaaaatttaaaaaaaattccgtagTGTAACGTCAGATGTATTCGTTATGATAATGTCGCAACcgatttttacaaaatcattACGTGAGCGATACCTCTATTATTTCGTTAATTCCGCATCGAACGAACACTTCAAAAGGGTTATggaattcaacaaaattttcaataaaatctttccaaaaaaattggaaaaccgATTAGCAGTTACATCAACAAGCGGCAGTTTAACGGTCAGTAAATacaaattagaaattagaaaaatgaaaattagtgGAAACAATGATGCCGGATAGGTTATGTTGTGTGCACTGTTGTGAAATTATAACTTCCATTGTTGTAATACCACAACAGCATCACTGAACGATAACAGAGACTTTGCAGGAAAAAGGAAACATTGAACGAACGACTAACCTGCATCCGTTGCACCAACCGTAAATTGATTCTGTTTTCCCAGAAAAGCTTTCTTCAGGCCCATTCCTTTTGTCGTAACTTTCGACGCATCGGATTTGAAATTTGGCAAAACCGACGCAGTCTTATTGCTACCTTTCGAGTACTTTGCAACTGTTTCAAACACAACGGACGATGTCTCTTGGGCTCCCTCGTCACAGAAATTGTCGCCTGTgtatttcgaagaaaaaaacgttagCCAAACGCTTCAGAAACAGCGAACCTCTACGTCATACCATTGCACACAATTTTGAAGGGTGAGCCGACAACGTGGATGTTGTTGTATTTTATGGACATGAAATAATCCCCGGGCAGCAGAGGAGTGTAGCGAACTTTGTAGCCTTCTTCGATTTCTGTACAATCCATTGCCACTTTTGACGGTCCATCCAGAGTGACGGCCATGGTGCCCGATCCGGCATTACATGTACCAATGATGAAATCGGCCTTTTGTCCAGTTTTCGCTTCCTTCAGCCCATTGCCACTAGCTTGAACACATGCCGGATCAGCGACCTCTTTGCCTACTTTGACGCGAAACGGTGAGCCAGGAATATGGACACCGTTGAATTTGACGTGAATGCTGTGGATGCCATTCTCTCGCGGATAGAAACGAACGGACGTTTCCTCTTGATCGATTGCCTGAATGAAGCAATCGTTCTCCGTGTTCGACGGGGCGATAACCTGCAGAATGGAAACAGAGAGAAAACTTTGTAGACGCTGTGTGAATCGAGGTCAACCGAATGGAAATGTTATGCCTTGCCTTCGCATCCAGTTTGCCCTTGGCACCGTTGTTTCTAACTAAAAATTGAGCTGGTGTATCGGGTTGGACAGATCCTTGCGGGAATTGGGCAATCTCCAATTTGTGTGCATCACCCATAGCAGGTGAAATGTACACCTTGTGCGGCGAATCAGGAATATGGCGATCGTTATATTTGACTCCGATTCGATATTCGCCCGGTTCGGTAACTGTGTACGCCACATTAGATGAACCATCTTTGCGATCCTTAAGCTCGATTGTCGCCTTGCTCGGTCCTTCAATCGAAACAGCTAATGCGCCACCACCTGCCTCTCGCGTCCATACATTGAATTCAGATGGTACGCCAACTTCTCCTCGTTCCAGACCAGCACCACCAGCTTTCACCAAATGTGATCCCGAATCTGTGAATGGTCCAACCGTATATTGGAAAGGAGATCCTatggagagagagagagagagagagagagagagagacgtTCAGTTTGACTATTAATGGTCGCGAATGCCTTCTTAATTACCCGGGATGTGCATTTCGGTGTAACGAACAGAAACGGTATGGACGCCGGTCTCTTTCGGTACAAAGTTGACTGCATAGACACCGTCAGAGACTTCTTGTATTTCAGCATCTTCAGTAACATGACTCGGTGAAGTAATGCTAGCGGCAAGATCAAATGATGTAATTCCCGGCATCTTGAACGTTAGCTTACAATCGCCGCCAACGTCAGTCACTGGCATGGCACGGTTCTCTTGTTGTATCGTTTCTCGCTGGCTATTCGAACCTTCACCAGTCACTTTAACAGTGTACGGTGATCCGGTGACATGATGGTCAGCAAACTTCAAATTGACGATGTAAAAACCGGGTTGCGTCGGCTTATAACCGATAGCAAGCGTGCCGTCCGCTTTGTCGGTACAATTGATTTCTACTTTGCTAGGACCTTCGATTGAAAGCGACAGGCCACCATGTCCAGCGTTTCTGGTGTCAACcgcaaatatattttcgacttttgtCTTTCCCTCCTCTAATGCGGTGCCGGTTACTTTAACCTTCTTAGCATCGCCAACTTCCACTTGGGACACATTCAATTTGAACGGAGAGTTGTGAATGTGTTTGCCTTGTCGCTTGATAGAAATAGCATGCTCTCCAACTTGACGAGGCGTAAACGAAATGCCAATATTCCCGCTTGGCATACGCTTCAGGAAGCACGGTTCTTCCAGACCACTAGGAGTCtggaattcaatttgtttttactgAGAAATGAAGGTGTGCAAGAAATGGATTTCGATGGAATAGATGTCCTCTGATTctcttacaagcaagtctctctTTGCAGGACATCTAGTCCATCAAAAACGTCGCACGTTTCAGCTTGAAATTGGTATCTACTGCGAACCGTTTGCACATAACAGCTCACTTACCTGAATTGATCCATTCAGTGTTCGAAGATCTGCATCTGAAACAGTTCCTCCTGACAGTACCATCTCCGTACAGGATGGTACCGATACTTGATTACGCTTTTTACCATCGCCAGTGATTTTAGCCAGGAACGGTGAACCCTTGATGTTCTTATCACCGTATCGTACAGACACTTTGTAGTCCCCTGGAGCAGTCGGCAGATACGTTGCTGTCACAGTACCGTCTTTGTTGTCACTGTAcgaaatctaatttttcggGGGAAAATATCCGACAATCATTATCAGTCACCCGCCcatttgaaatgtaaaaaattactTCGGCTTTGCTGGGTCCATCAACTGCCAAAGATAGTCCACCAGCACCAGCGCCCTTAGTTGATATTGTGAAATTGCATGGATCTCCCGTAATGCCTTGGGTCAATCCCGGTCCATAGGCCGTTACAGATCCAGATGCGATCGAATCGAcatggaatttgtatggcgaACCTATACACGTAAGAGATCGTGTTGCAAAACGTGTAAATGGAATGTGGCACTGAATTTACCTTTTACATGTTCGCCGTTATATTTTACCTCCAATTCATGGATACCTTCCTCACGTGGATCATATTGAACACGAACGGTTCCATCACGATTGTCTTCAACTTTCGGTTGATCAATATGTCCGCTTGGCATGGTTACTTCAGCtggaataaatatttgatgttTAGTCCAATTTGATACGGTAAGTAAGAGACGATTAAACGAGGACGATATTGACAGTGAGTAGACGGAGTGTAATCTGTCTTTTATTCCCTTTACTCAACGTTTACGTTAAAACAATGGTAAGAGAGGAATAGAGAGATAGAGTAGTTTTAAAACGGTGAGTAAACGAAGTGTGGATTAAGTTtagtttccactcaacaaaatgTACTACGTGAGAGCCGTAGGAGAGCGAGATGTCAAgtaaataaagcaaaaattgaaaaaaatcaattttgcctctcacacggagtacttttttggtaagtggaaatcaagccttaagCCTGGTCTCAATTTAAAACATATTCGCCGTAATAGAGCACCGTTAAGGCTTTATATTGGTTGAAATTCGTGTCTATCGGTTTTATCCAATAGAGATCCTTCCTTTCCCTTTAAGCGGAAATCAATCCCTAAGTATGGTtcccactcaacaaaaagtactccatgTGAGAGGCGTGAGAGAGCGATccgtcaagtaaacaaagtaaaaattgcaaaaaatcaattttgtctcttacACTGactacttttttggtaaatggaaatcaagcattaagctttatgcttgatttccacttaccaaaaaagtactctgtGTGAGAggcaaaattggattttttcaatttttgctttgtttacttgacagcttgctctctcacggagtactatttgttgagtggaaaccgaAACCATACTTCAAGTACGAAACCGTTACTAACCGTTTACGCTACAACAATGAAACCGTTTACGCTACAACAATGAAAAGAGAGAAAAGTTttcattgatattttgaaaacggTGACGGAAATGGATTGAATGCGTTTCGTGCTCGCTTGTAATTGTAATAAATAAGAGAAGAGCATAGAGTTGTAAGTTAAAAATCGGAAAGcgtaagaaaaagtgaaaactcTGAGTCCAAATAATATTGGGTCAAGGTCAAAATGTTGCAAACCTGTGAGAATCACGACAAATCGCGTGTGTTTAGTGAGTACGGAAACGTAATAATGTGATCACAAAGCGAAACGAATACCAAGAAAGAACCTTTTTCTATTCACTTTTTTACATCCATGAGTCGCACTTCAAGCAtcagtggtactctaaatagggtctgctgaaatttgacagtgtaaaacactgtaataaaccatttcatacaaaatagtatttGGCAGGTGTCGACTTtggcttgaagtgcgttgttccTACACAATGATAGTCACGTTTACCCTTCCGGTGTTgcacatacaaaaatatatttcgtgTACACGCCTGTCCatcacaaaattataatttttaacgGAATTCTGTTTATAATTAGTAGTGCAGCTAATGATCAAAAGCAAATAGTTGCTGCACAtaaatgcatataaataacGAGAGTAAGTCAACATGTAACCTAAACGGAAATGTCGTGGGAAATGTTCTATTAATTCTAATAATAGCCCGACACTGAATCGGCTGAAACGTACATTCGGAAAGTATAATATAACGCAGTGGAAATTAAGTgtggaatagttatttgttggagcgtttttcatgcgtgcatgttgtgttttgccgtttttctccatgaaacgaaaacatcgCTTCGCCAGgctattttcgaaaacattaacAAAACGACAGTTCGAATgggaaatagtatgttacatccgcttcgcgtcgctccatccctggacgttttcaccacctgggtctaaaacacacctttttgatccttggtatgtatactatttttcttcctggagtatcaaagtcacattccgaacaaaacatagcaaaaaaattcatctgaACACACACTGTTTTGCGTCAGACGTTTTTGCTGTCATATTTTGAAAGTACATTAAAAGGGGACATTATAGAGGACATCATAAGCGACATTAAAGGTACATACGTCAAAATGTTGTTGatttaatgtaaataattGCCAAAAAGCATGTAAACATGTAAAATAGCAAATTAAATTGTGTTACGCAACATATTGTAGCAGTGCGGAAACAATCTGTACGAATTGAACAGTCACAAGTCTAAAAAAATATGTATGCGTGcatacaacaacttgacacaTCTGGGAAAaaataaagataggatcgaaaatgacataagcgggaatgaaaattgagagaaaagagtaggggagaatgttgctcttttggtactaaatttggtgagtgaatgtgacggttttggtactacaggaagaaaagttttattttctttccatgggagagagaaagtgctgcactttactcactagaaatgtcattcgagcATTCGTCAACAAAGCGTAGTTTTGTCATGGCCcaaatcaaaactttttgtcagataaatattaaatttggaCATCCCAATTCAAAAGACAGGTTGTTTTTGACACACAGCAGTCAATTTACCattatttaacatttattaAGGGAGTCAcggatcgatttttttcgtcaCATATTAGCAGAAACAAAGTCAAATTCGCTAATCGTAACATGAGTATTAGGGGAAttcctttcatttcatttatactGAGTATATCGCGTATACTCTGAGTATATACAGTATAACGAGTATATCTTCATATATTCCGTATATTGAGTATAAGTCGCATGTCACCTATTCACctattgtttttgaaacgtcaaatc
This is a stretch of genomic DNA from Bradysia coprophila strain Holo2 unplaced genomic scaffold, BU_Bcop_v1 contig_634, whole genome shotgun sequence. It encodes these proteins:
- the LOC119083420 gene encoding filamin-A-like isoform X3 yields the protein MPSGHIDQPKVEDNRDGTVRVQYDPREEGIHELEVKYNGEHVKGSPYKFHVDSIASGSVTAYGPGLTQGITGDPCNFTISTKGAGAGGLSLAVDGPSKAEISYSDNKDGTVTATYLPTAPGDYKVSVRYGDKNIKGSPFLAKITGDGKKRNQVSVPSCTEMVLSGGTVSDADLRTLNGSIQTPSGLEEPCFLKRMPSGNIGISFTPRQVGEHAISIKRQGKHIHNSPFKLNVSQVEVGDAKKVKVTGTALEEGKTKVENIFAVDTRNAGHGGLSLSIEGPSKVEINCTDKADGTLAIGYKPTQPGFYIVNLKFADHHVTGSPYTVKVTGEGSNSQRETIQQENRAMPVTDVGGDCKLTFKMPGITSFDLAASITSPSHVTEDAEIQEVSDGVYAVNFVPKETGVHTVSVRYTEMHIPGSPFQYTVGPFTDSGSHLVKAGGAGLERGEVGVPSEFNVWTREAGGGALAVSIEGPSKATIELKDRKDGSSNVAYTVTEPGEYRIGVKYNDRHIPDSPHKVYISPAMGDAHKLEIAQFPQGSVQPDTPAQFLVRNNGAKGKLDAKVIAPSNTENDCFIQAIDQEETSVRFYPRENGIHSIHVKFNGVHIPGSPFRVKVGKEVADPACVQASGNGLKEAKTGQKADFIIGTCNAGSGTMAVTLDGPSKVAMDCTEIEEGYKVRYTPLLPGDYFMSIKYNNIHVVGSPFKIVCNGDNFCDEGAQETSSVVFETVAKYSKGSNKTASVLPNFKSDASKVTTKGMGLKKAFLGKQNQFTVGATDAGQGVLFVGLYNPKGPSEEVQVKHTGRNTFTVNYYIRERSDYMLIVMWGDAHVPGSPFNVEVSLK
- the LOC119083420 gene encoding filamin-A-like isoform X1 translates to MWTGREGDENKEATWEEYSDFYKNLYRSITVSEFDRPHKTVVYCNEQDIPAREVNGCSNIPQINFLSQYYILTHQAEVTMPSGHIDQPKVEDNRDGTVRVQYDPREEGIHELEVKYNGEHVKGSPYKFHVDSIASGSVTAYGPGLTQGITGDPCNFTISTKGAGAGGLSLAVDGPSKAEISYSDNKDGTVTATYLPTAPGDYKVSVRYGDKNIKGSPFLAKITGDGKKRNQVSVPSCTEMVLSGGTVSDADLRTLNGSIQTPSGLEEPCFLKRMPSGNIGISFTPRQVGEHAISIKRQGKHIHNSPFKLNVSQVEVGDAKKVKVTGTALEEGKTKVENIFAVDTRNAGHGGLSLSIEGPSKVEINCTDKADGTLAIGYKPTQPGFYIVNLKFADHHVTGSPYTVKVTGEGSNSQRETIQQENRAMPVTDVGGDCKLTFKMPGITSFDLAASITSPSHVTEDAEIQEVSDGVYAVNFVPKETGVHTVSVRYTEMHIPGSPFQYTVGPFTDSGSHLVKAGGAGLERGEVGVPSEFNVWTREAGGGALAVSIEGPSKATIELKDRKDGSSNVAYTVTEPGEYRIGVKYNDRHIPDSPHKVYISPAMGDAHKLEIAQFPQGSVQPDTPAQFLVRNNGAKGKLDAKVIAPSNTENDCFIQAIDQEETSVRFYPRENGIHSIHVKFNGVHIPGSPFRVKVGKEVADPACVQASGNGLKEAKTGQKADFIIGTCNAGSGTMAVTLDGPSKVAMDCTEIEEGYKVRYTPLLPGDYFMSIKYNNIHVVGSPFKIVCNGDNFCDEGAQETSSVVFETVAKYSKGSNKTASVLPNFKSDASKVTTKGMGLKKAFLGKQNQFTVGATDAGQGVLFVGLYNPKGPSEEVQVKHTGRNTFTVNYYIRERSDYMLIVMWGDAHVPGSPFNVEVSLK
- the LOC119083420 gene encoding filamin-A-like isoform X2 translates to MWTGREGDENKEATWEEYSDFYKNLYRSITVSEFDRPHKTVVYCNEQDIPAREVNGCSNIPQINFLSQYYILTHQAEVTMPSGHIDQPKVEDNRDGTVRVQYDPREEGIHELEVKYNGEHVKGSPYKFHVDSIASGSVTAYGPGLTQGITGDPCNFTISTKGAGAGGLSLAVDGPSKAEISYSDNKDGTVTATYLPTAPGDYKVSVRYGDKNIKGSPFLAKITGDGKKRNQVSVPSCTEMVLSGGTVSDADLRTLNGSIQTPSGLEEPCFLKRMPSGNIGISFTPRQVGEHAISIKRQGKHIHNSPFKLNVSQVEVGDAKKVKVTGTALEEGKTKVENIFAVDTRNAGHGGLSLSIEGPSKVEINCTDKADGTLAIGYKPTQPGFYIVNLKFADHHVTGSPYTVKVTGEGSNSQRETIQQENRAMPVTDVGGDCKLTFKMPGITSFDLAASITSPSHVTEDAEIQEVSDGVYAVNFVPKETGVHTVSVRYTEMHIPGSPFQYTVGPFTDSGSHLVKAGGAGLERGEVGVPSEFNVWTREAGGGALAVSIEGPSKATIELKDRKDGSSNVAYTVTEPGEYRIGVKYNDRHIPDSPHKVYISPAMGDAHKLEIAQFPQGSVQPDTPAQFLVRNNGAKGKLDAKVIAPSNTENDCFIQAIDQEETSVRFYPRENGIHSIHVKFNGVHIPGSPFRVKVGKEVADPACVQASGNGLKEAKTGQKADFIIGTCNAGSGTMAVTLDGPSKVAMDCTEIEEGYKVRYTPLLPGDYFMSIKYNNIHVVGSPFKIVCNGDNFCDEGAQETSSVVFETVAKYSKGSNKTASVLPNFKSDASKVTTKGMGLKKAFLGKQNQFTVGATDAGNNILYIGMYGPKGPCEEVQVKHMGRNIYQVNYYVRERGEYILIIRWGEDNIPGSPYRVEV